A DNA window from Nitratidesulfovibrio sp. contains the following coding sequences:
- the folP gene encoding dihydropteroate synthase — MTTACGLAQQAIWTVRGGRAVTPAPPHPFVVFGIVNVTPDSFHDGGHYTTHEAAVTHALRLAGEGAHVLDIGGESSRPYADPVPLEEELARVLPVVRGIRDGYAAHAADHAADHVAAHAAGQDPSPRPGGGPLLSVDTYKAGTAAAVLDEGVDIINDISACAFDPGLLDVVAHYKPGYVLMHSLGRPETMQDAPAYENVVDALLDFFHEKMDVLVRAGLPESRILLDPGIGFGKLTEHNFEILRRIERFGALGRPLLLGLSNKSLFGGLLDLGHGQRAGATQVATALLAARGVQCHRVHDVAETVRTLRLTQAMAPVPRTEN, encoded by the coding sequence ATGACGACGGCTTGCGGCCTCGCGCAACAGGCCATCTGGACCGTAAGGGGGGGAAGGGCGGTAACGCCCGCCCCCCCTCATCCCTTTGTGGTGTTCGGCATCGTCAACGTCACGCCGGATTCGTTCCATGACGGCGGCCACTACACCACCCACGAGGCGGCAGTGACCCACGCCCTGCGCCTGGCGGGAGAGGGCGCGCACGTGCTGGACATCGGGGGCGAATCGTCGCGGCCCTATGCCGATCCGGTGCCGCTGGAAGAAGAACTGGCGCGGGTGCTGCCCGTGGTGCGGGGTATCCGCGATGGCTACGCGGCACATGCGGCGGACCATGCGGCGGACCATGTCGCGGCGCATGCCGCAGGCCAGGACCCGTCCCCCCGCCCCGGCGGCGGGCCGCTGCTTTCCGTGGATACCTACAAGGCAGGCACGGCGGCGGCGGTGCTGGACGAGGGCGTGGACATCATCAACGACATTTCCGCCTGCGCCTTCGACCCCGGCCTGCTCGACGTGGTGGCCCACTACAAGCCCGGCTACGTGCTGATGCACAGCCTGGGCAGGCCGGAAACCATGCAGGACGCCCCCGCCTACGAAAACGTGGTGGATGCGTTGCTGGACTTTTTTCACGAAAAGATGGATGTGCTCGTGCGCGCCGGGTTGCCGGAGTCGCGCATCCTGCTCGATCCCGGCATCGGCTTCGGCAAGCTGACGGAACACAACTTCGAGATCCTGCGCCGCATAGAGCGGTTCGGCGCGCTGGGGCGTCCGCTGTTGCTGGGGCTTTCCAACAAGTCGTTGTTCGGCGGGCTGCTGGATCTTGGCCACGGGCAGCGGGCGGGTGCCACCCAGGTTGCCACGGCCCTTCTGGCCGCGCGCGGGGTGCAGTGCCACCGCGTGCACGACGTGGCGGAAACGGTGCGCACCCTGCGCCTTACCCAAGCCATGGCCCCTGTGCCACGCACGGAGAACTGA
- a CDS encoding RNA-binding protein, whose protein sequence is MSKSLYVGNLPFSASEDEIRDLFSQHGQVLSVKLISDRETGRPRGFGFVEMEAADATGAVEALNGYSFGGRALKVNEAQPRAPRPPRW, encoded by the coding sequence ATGTCCAAGTCTCTGTATGTGGGCAACCTGCCTTTCTCCGCCTCTGAAGACGAAATCCGCGACCTGTTCTCCCAGCACGGCCAGGTGCTCAGCGTGAAGCTGATCTCCGACCGCGAAACCGGTCGCCCCCGTGGCTTCGGCTTCGTCGAAATGGAAGCCGCCGACGCCACTGGCGCCGTGGAAGCGCTGAACGGCTACTCCTTCGGTGGCCGCGCCCTGAAGGTCAACGAAGCCCAGCCCCGCGCTCCCCGTCCGCCCCGCTGGTAG
- the cdaA gene encoding diadenylate cyclase CdaA: MLGLENVTANWRDLLDIALVTALFYRIIVMVKDTRAVSAIYGLLLLVVTYFVSRELGLYTLGWLLESFFGSLFLVIIVLFQRDIRQALTDMGARSFFRKKTTDDDTLNEIIGAALYLAQRKIGALIVIERNVALGDMIERGVKLGAALSRELLITIFFPKTPLHDGAVIIRKGEVAAAACILPLATVDRQDFGTRHRAALGITEESDAVAVVVSEERGAVTVAVGGKLTTSLDATRLKRVLKNILEK; encoded by the coding sequence ATGCTGGGCCTGGAGAACGTCACCGCCAACTGGCGCGACCTGCTGGACATCGCGCTGGTTACCGCGCTGTTCTACCGCATCATCGTCATGGTCAAGGACACGCGCGCCGTGTCGGCCATTTACGGGCTGCTGTTGCTGGTGGTCACCTATTTCGTCTCGCGCGAGCTCGGGCTGTACACGCTGGGGTGGCTGCTGGAAAGCTTCTTCGGCTCGTTGTTCCTGGTGATCATCGTGCTGTTCCAGCGCGACATCCGCCAGGCCCTCACCGACATGGGGGCGCGCAGCTTCTTCCGCAAGAAGACCACGGACGACGATACCCTGAACGAGATCATCGGCGCCGCGCTGTACCTTGCCCAACGCAAGATCGGCGCGCTCATCGTCATCGAGCGCAACGTGGCCCTCGGCGACATGATCGAACGCGGGGTGAAGCTGGGGGCCGCGCTTTCGCGCGAGTTGCTCATCACCATATTCTTTCCCAAAACCCCCCTGCACGACGGCGCGGTGATCATCCGCAAGGGCGAGGTGGCGGCGGCAGCGTGCATTCTGCCCCTGGCCACCGTGGACCGCCAGGACTTCGGCACCCGGCATCGCGCGGCGCTTGGCATTACCGAGGAAAGCGACGCGGTGGCGGTGGTGGTTTCCGAAGAACGCGGGGCCGTTACCGTGGCCGTGGGCGGCAAGCTGACCACCAGCCTGGATGCCACGCGCCTGAAGCGCGTGCTCAAGAACATTCTGGAGAAATAG
- the ftsH gene encoding ATP-dependent zinc metalloprotease FtsH: MNQFSRNLILWAIISLLMVVLFNMFNQPQGTQARLTYTEFLQKVERGEVLRVTIQGQKLTGESSEGKAFQTYAPHDPELVTRLISQKVEVKAEPQEEAPWYMTLLVSWFPMLLLIGVWIFFMRQMQGGGGKAMSFGRSRARMITPESARVTFEDVAGVDEAKEELSEVVEFLSNPRKFTRLGGRIPKGVLLVGPPGTGKTLLARAVAGEAGVPFFSISGSDFVEMFVGVGASRVRDLFMQGKKNAPCLIFIDEIDAVGRQRGAGLGGGHDEREQTLNQLLVEMDGFESNEGVILIAATNRPDVLDPALLRPGRFDRQVVVPTPDVRGRKRILEVHTRRTPLATGVELDIIAKGTPGFSGADLENLVNEAALQAAKVGKDTVDMGDFEYAKDKVLMGKERRSLILSDEEKRITAYHEAGHALAAKLLPGSDPVHKVSIIPRGRALGITMQLPEGDRHGYSRSFLLSNLVLLLGGRVAEEVVFNDITTGAGNDIERATKMARKMVCEWGMSEAIGPMNIGEQGEEVFIGREWAHSRNFSEETARLVDAEVKRIIEEARQRCRILLEGNIDSLHAIAGALLERETISGDDIDVLMRGEQLPPEKPNNRNGAPRAGEQPASGGSAGAPSTSGAQPGPVSAGTAPAGADAETAGRDEFTLEADDTAERGGPGGPGGNDDPSGGAGR, from the coding sequence TTGAACCAGTTTTCGCGCAATCTGATACTCTGGGCGATCATCTCGTTGCTGATGGTCGTCCTGTTCAACATGTTCAATCAGCCACAGGGGACGCAGGCGCGTCTTACCTATACGGAATTCCTCCAGAAGGTCGAGCGCGGCGAGGTGCTGCGCGTGACCATCCAGGGTCAGAAACTGACGGGCGAAAGCTCGGAGGGCAAGGCGTTCCAGACCTATGCCCCGCACGATCCCGAACTGGTCACCCGCCTCATCTCCCAGAAGGTCGAGGTGAAGGCGGAACCGCAGGAAGAAGCCCCCTGGTACATGACCCTGCTGGTTTCCTGGTTCCCCATGCTGCTGCTGATCGGCGTGTGGATTTTCTTCATGCGCCAGATGCAGGGCGGCGGCGGCAAGGCCATGTCCTTCGGGCGTTCGCGCGCCCGCATGATCACGCCGGAATCGGCCCGCGTCACCTTCGAGGATGTTGCGGGCGTGGACGAGGCCAAGGAAGAACTGAGCGAAGTGGTGGAGTTTCTGTCCAACCCGCGCAAGTTTACCCGCCTTGGCGGTCGCATTCCCAAGGGCGTGCTGCTGGTCGGCCCTCCCGGCACCGGCAAGACCCTGCTGGCCCGTGCCGTGGCGGGCGAGGCCGGGGTGCCGTTCTTTTCCATTTCCGGCTCCGACTTCGTGGAAATGTTCGTGGGCGTGGGCGCATCGCGCGTGCGCGACCTGTTCATGCAGGGCAAGAAGAACGCCCCCTGTCTTATCTTCATCGATGAAATCGACGCCGTTGGCCGTCAGCGCGGAGCGGGTCTGGGCGGCGGGCACGACGAACGCGAGCAGACCCTGAACCAGTTGCTGGTGGAAATGGACGGCTTCGAATCCAACGAGGGCGTCATTCTCATCGCCGCCACCAACCGTCCCGACGTGCTGGACCCGGCGCTGCTGCGCCCCGGCCGTTTCGACCGTCAGGTGGTGGTGCCCACCCCCGACGTGCGCGGTCGCAAGCGCATCCTTGAAGTGCACACCCGCCGCACGCCCCTGGCCACCGGCGTGGAACTGGACATCATCGCCAAGGGCACGCCCGGCTTTTCCGGCGCGGACCTGGAGAACCTCGTCAACGAGGCCGCCCTGCAGGCCGCCAAGGTTGGCAAGGACACCGTGGACATGGGCGATTTCGAGTACGCCAAGGACAAGGTGCTGATGGGCAAGGAACGCCGCAGCCTCATCCTGAGCGACGAGGAAAAGCGCATCACCGCCTACCACGAGGCGGGCCACGCCCTGGCCGCCAAGCTGCTGCCCGGTTCCGACCCGGTGCACAAGGTAAGCATCATTCCGCGTGGTCGCGCCCTCGGCATCACCATGCAGTTGCCGGAAGGCGACCGCCACGGCTACTCGCGCTCGTTCCTGCTGAGCAACCTGGTGTTGCTGCTGGGTGGCCGCGTGGCCGAAGAGGTGGTGTTCAACGACATCACCACCGGCGCGGGCAACGACATCGAACGCGCCACCAAGATGGCCCGCAAGATGGTCTGCGAATGGGGCATGAGCGAGGCCATCGGCCCCATGAACATAGGCGAGCAGGGCGAAGAGGTGTTCATTGGCCGCGAATGGGCTCATTCCCGCAATTTCAGCGAGGAAACGGCCCGGCTGGTGGACGCCGAAGTCAAGCGCATCATCGAGGAGGCCCGGCAGCGCTGCCGCATCCTGCTCGAAGGAAACATCGATTCGCTGCATGCCATAGCCGGTGCCCTGCTGGAGCGTGAAACCATCAGCGGCGATGACATCGACGTGCTGATGCGCGGCGAACAACTGCCGCCGGAAAAGCCCAACAACCGCAACGGCGCCCCCCGCGCGGGGGAGCAGCCCGCGTCCGGCGGAAGCGCCGGGGCTCCTTCAACCTCCGGCGCGCAGCCCGGTCCCGTTTCGGCGGGCACGGCCCCGGCAGGCGCTGACGCCGAGACCGCCGGGCGCGACGAGTTCACCCTGGAAGCCGACGACACCGCCGAACGCGGCGGCCCTGGCGGCCCCGGAGGTAATGACGACCCCAGCGGCGGGGCGGGGCGTTGA
- the argH gene encoding argininosuccinate lyase, with protein sequence MAEKKMWGGRFRQATAALVEEYTQSVSFDRALYAQDIAGSKAHARMLARQGVLTADEAARIVEGLDMVLAEIEGGTFVWRRELEDVHMNIESRLTELVGDVGKKLHTGRSRNDQVALDFRLFVSDRIRAWRGLARDLVGVLAERAGEHVDTLLPGCTHMQPAQPVSLGHHLLAYAWMLRRDAERLADCDRRTRVCPLGAAALAGTTYPLDPAYVAEQLDMYGTFRNSMDAVSDRDFVLESLFCGATIMAHLSRLCEEIIIWANPAFGFVRLPDAYATGSSIMPQKKNPDVAEIMRGKTGRVYGALTAMLTTVKGLPMTYNRDMQEDKEPFLDCDRTVSASLEIMAGMLRELGFNEGRMRTALRAGFLNATELADYLVGKGIPFREAHHLTGAAVALAEERSITLEELPLADLQAICDRIGDDVYAVLDPAAAVSRREMPGGTGPASVAAQLAELADWLEE encoded by the coding sequence ATGGCCGAAAAGAAGATGTGGGGGGGGCGGTTCCGTCAGGCCACCGCCGCCCTGGTCGAGGAATACACCCAGTCCGTTTCGTTCGACCGCGCCCTGTACGCGCAGGACATCGCGGGTTCCAAGGCGCACGCGCGCATGCTGGCCAGGCAGGGTGTGCTGACGGCGGACGAGGCCGCGCGCATCGTCGAAGGGCTGGACATGGTGCTGGCCGAGATAGAGGGCGGCACCTTTGTCTGGCGGCGCGAGCTGGAAGACGTGCACATGAACATCGAAAGCCGCCTCACCGAGCTGGTGGGCGACGTGGGCAAGAAGCTGCACACCGGACGCAGCCGCAACGACCAGGTGGCGCTGGACTTCCGCCTGTTCGTGTCCGACCGCATCCGCGCCTGGCGCGGCCTTGCGCGCGACCTGGTGGGCGTGCTGGCGGAACGCGCGGGCGAACACGTCGATACGCTGCTGCCCGGCTGCACCCACATGCAGCCCGCCCAGCCGGTAAGCCTTGGCCACCACCTGCTGGCCTATGCGTGGATGCTGCGCCGCGACGCCGAGCGGCTGGCCGACTGCGACCGCCGGACGCGCGTGTGCCCGCTGGGCGCGGCGGCGCTGGCGGGCACCACCTATCCGCTGGACCCGGCGTACGTGGCCGAGCAACTGGACATGTACGGTACCTTCCGCAACAGCATGGACGCCGTGTCCGACCGCGACTTCGTGCTCGAATCGCTGTTCTGCGGGGCCACCATCATGGCCCACCTGTCGCGCCTGTGCGAAGAAATCATCATCTGGGCCAACCCGGCCTTCGGCTTCGTGCGGCTGCCCGACGCCTACGCCACGGGTTCGTCCATCATGCCGCAGAAGAAGAACCCCGACGTGGCCGAGATCATGCGCGGGAAGACGGGCCGCGTGTACGGCGCGCTGACCGCCATGCTGACCACGGTGAAGGGCCTGCCCATGACCTACAACCGCGACATGCAGGAGGACAAGGAACCGTTCCTCGACTGCGACCGCACCGTGTCGGCATCGCTGGAGATCATGGCGGGCATGCTGCGTGAACTGGGCTTCAACGAAGGCCGCATGCGCACGGCCCTGCGCGCGGGCTTCCTGAACGCCACCGAACTTGCCGACTACCTTGTCGGCAAGGGCATTCCCTTCCGCGAGGCGCACCATCTGACCGGGGCCGCCGTGGCCCTTGCGGAAGAGCGGTCCATCACGCTGGAAGAATTGCCGCTCGCCGACCTGCAAGCCATCTGCGACCGCATCGGCGACGACGTGTACGCCGTGCTGGACCCGGCGGCGGCAGTGTCCCGGCGCGAGATGCCCGGCGGCACCGGCCCCGCGTCCGTGGCGGCGCAGTTGGCGGAGCTTGCCGACTGGCTGGAAGAGTAA
- a CDS encoding transporter substrate-binding domain-containing protein — MPSSPLPSRHQSRCPRPACILLLRPARSVLPLLTTLAILTVLTMLAFPCAAPAQAHDSAAPLANDTRNDAFLLVNTVYPPYTVVLDGGSVKGTATALAEELFRRLSLPVRQRLLPWNRVLRMMEDGTADGVSMLAHAAEREEAMVFSVPVAEAHQSFYYARPAHNGFAWQRYEDLRPYRIGLVQGYTYSPEFLAAVERLHLSVEYAPSDESNFAKLRSGRVDLCLSNDLVAEAYLLNQPDLRAAVGKAERPVRSYPLYMAFSRRSPLAGHLPEIDAEIERMRVDGTLRRILAQEAGLAR; from the coding sequence ATGCCCTCATCCCCACTCCCTTCCCGCCATCAATCACGGTGCCCCCGCCCCGCGTGCATCCTGCTGCTCCGGCCTGCCCGTTCCGTCCTGCCCCTCCTGACCACTCTGGCCATCCTGACAGTCCTGACCATGCTCGCCTTTCCGTGCGCCGCCCCCGCGCAGGCCCACGACAGTGCCGCGCCCCTCGCCAATGACACCCGCAACGATGCGTTCCTGCTGGTGAACACCGTGTACCCGCCGTACACCGTCGTGCTTGATGGCGGCAGCGTGAAGGGTACGGCCACCGCGCTTGCCGAGGAACTGTTCCGCAGGTTGTCCCTTCCCGTGCGGCAGCGGTTGCTGCCCTGGAACCGTGTGCTGCGCATGATGGAGGATGGCACCGCCGACGGCGTGAGCATGCTGGCCCATGCTGCGGAGCGCGAGGAGGCCATGGTTTTTTCCGTGCCGGTGGCCGAGGCGCATCAGTCCTTCTACTACGCCCGGCCCGCACACAACGGCTTTGCCTGGCAGCGCTACGAGGACCTGCGCCCCTACCGCATCGGCCTAGTGCAGGGCTATACCTATTCGCCGGAATTCCTGGCCGCCGTGGAACGCCTGCACTTGTCCGTGGAATACGCACCATCGGACGAAAGCAACTTTGCCAAGCTGCGCAGCGGGCGCGTGGACCTGTGCCTGAGCAACGACCTGGTGGCGGAAGCCTATCTGCTCAACCAGCCCGACCTGCGGGCCGCCGTGGGCAAGGCTGAGCGCCCGGTACGCAGCTATCCGCTGTACATGGCCTTTTCGCGCCGCTCGCCGCTGGCCGGGCACCTGCCCGAAATCGACGCGGAAATCGAGCGAATGCGTGTCGACGGCACCCTGCGCCGCATTCTGGCACAGGAGGCAGGGCTAGCGCGCTGA
- the argF gene encoding ornithine carbamoyltransferase, whose product MPKHFKRIRDLGYEGAWKLLQRAKEMKDTAHRGKIMEGKTAILIFEKASTRTRISFEMAVRHLGGSTIFMTPAESQLGRSEPLRDTARVLSRYADCMVVRTFGQSKIDELAEYGSIPVVNALTDEGHPCQVMGDVLTMYERTPDLSKVRVAWVGDGNNMANSWIEAAIYFPFELFMAFPEGYEPDRELLGYALNAGAKIFLTHDPRVAVEGAHYVNTDVWASMGQEEEQKKREAAFKGYCIDADMMALAAPDAKFMHCLPAHRGEEVTDEVMESPASIIFDQAENRLHIQKAILEWAFSE is encoded by the coding sequence ATGCCCAAACATTTCAAGCGAATCAGGGACCTCGGCTACGAGGGCGCCTGGAAGCTGTTGCAACGCGCCAAGGAAATGAAGGACACCGCCCACCGGGGCAAGATCATGGAAGGCAAGACCGCCATCCTCATCTTCGAAAAGGCGTCCACCCGCACGCGCATTTCCTTCGAGATGGCGGTACGCCACCTTGGCGGCTCCACCATTTTCATGACCCCGGCGGAAAGCCAGTTGGGCCGCTCCGAACCCCTGCGCGACACCGCCCGCGTGCTTTCGCGCTATGCCGATTGCATGGTGGTGCGCACCTTCGGCCAGTCGAAGATCGACGAACTGGCCGAATACGGCTCCATCCCGGTGGTCAACGCCTTGACCGACGAAGGGCACCCCTGCCAGGTCATGGGCGACGTGCTGACGATGTACGAGCGCACCCCCGACCTGTCCAAGGTGCGCGTGGCCTGGGTGGGCGACGGCAACAACATGGCCAATTCATGGATAGAAGCGGCCATCTACTTTCCGTTCGAGCTGTTCATGGCCTTCCCCGAAGGCTACGAGCCCGACCGCGAACTGCTGGGCTACGCCCTGAACGCCGGGGCCAAGATATTCCTCACCCACGACCCGCGCGTGGCGGTCGAGGGCGCGCACTACGTGAACACCGACGTGTGGGCTTCCATGGGCCAGGAAGAAGAGCAGAAGAAGCGCGAGGCCGCCTTCAAGGGGTACTGCATCGATGCCGACATGATGGCCCTTGCCGCGCCCGACGCCAAGTTCATGCACTGCCTGCCCGCCCACCGGGGCGAGGAAGTGACCGACGAGGTTATGGAAAGCCCGGCCTCCATCATTTTCGATCAGGCAGAAAACCGCCTGCACATCCAGAAGGCCATTCTGGAGTGGGCATTCTCGGAATAG
- a CDS encoding CdaR family protein, which produces MRSNWQYAVMAFVMSVTLWYMVTGRERVEVVSEVRLEFKGIPQNLVVREGLVNKVSVRVRGPKGLVRVMTARDMGYAIDLSNLKRGTNIVPLTAEKLPEARAFEVVEITPSRLTLEVDAIVEKDVPVTVDINGTIPVDVRIDKAEVTPARVHLRGPESLVSRIDKVKVAVAAPALDEAGTVEVQATPTLPEATESTPPTVSVRLDTALRVKETTLKREVAVQAPQGLRARVAPRTVTLLLEMPASVAADAEALRAIRVYAEVPEGTGAGQEKLPVRVDLPDRVRLKDISPDTVSVTFRK; this is translated from the coding sequence GTGCGTTCCAACTGGCAGTACGCCGTCATGGCCTTCGTCATGTCCGTCACCCTGTGGTACATGGTCACCGGGCGCGAACGGGTGGAAGTGGTGAGCGAGGTGCGGCTGGAATTCAAGGGTATTCCCCAGAACCTCGTGGTGCGTGAAGGGCTGGTCAACAAGGTCAGCGTGCGCGTGCGCGGCCCCAAGGGGCTGGTGCGCGTCATGACCGCCCGCGACATGGGCTACGCCATCGATCTCAGCAATCTGAAGCGCGGCACCAACATCGTGCCGCTGACGGCGGAGAAGCTGCCAGAGGCGCGCGCCTTCGAGGTGGTGGAGATAACCCCCTCGCGGCTGACGCTGGAGGTGGATGCCATCGTCGAGAAGGACGTGCCCGTAACCGTGGATATCAACGGCACCATTCCCGTGGACGTGCGCATCGACAAGGCGGAGGTTACCCCCGCCAGGGTGCACCTGCGCGGGCCGGAATCGCTGGTGTCGCGCATCGACAAGGTGAAGGTGGCCGTGGCCGCCCCTGCGCTGGACGAGGCGGGCACGGTGGAGGTGCAGGCCACCCCGACCCTGCCCGAGGCCACGGAATCGACGCCGCCCACCGTTTCCGTGCGGCTGGACACGGCCCTGCGCGTGAAGGAAACCACCCTCAAGCGCGAGGTGGCCGTGCAGGCACCGCAGGGACTGAGGGCGCGGGTTGCCCCTCGCACGGTTACCCTGTTGCTGGAAATGCCCGCCTCCGTCGCCGCCGATGCCGAGGCGCTGCGCGCCATCCGGGTGTACGCGGAAGTGCCCGAGGGTACCGGTGCCGGGCAGGAGAAACTGCCCGTGCGGGTGGATCTGCCGGACAGGGTGCGGCTGAAGGATATTTCGCCGGACACCGTAAGTGTGACCTTTCGCAAGTAG
- a CDS encoding UPF0280 family protein, producing the protein MSTKRTASNRSAPAAPESLTVHTDHVRGYRKRTARHPDEVVFQVVVEETDLWVTARAGHPGQPVLPDLPDQIAAYVTELRGQIKAWMLLAPDFRTSLVPVPTPASAPEVARRMAHGADIAGVGPFAAVAGTVAQMVAERFAPASPDIIVENGGDIYICSRRDRVVGLLPDPASGEMIGVVVKAADCPVSLCSSSATIGHSLSLGVGDIAAVRARDASLADAAATLFGNMLRGPDDVPRVTERAAAMAHLGIEGVYAQCGGRVGIWGNMELAVA; encoded by the coding sequence ATGAGCACCAAACGCACCGCCAGCAACCGTTCCGCGCCCGCCGCGCCGGAATCTCTCACCGTGCACACCGACCATGTGCGCGGCTATCGCAAACGCACCGCCCGCCACCCGGACGAGGTGGTCTTTCAGGTGGTGGTGGAGGAAACCGACCTGTGGGTGACCGCACGCGCGGGGCACCCCGGCCAGCCTGTACTGCCCGATCTGCCGGACCAGATCGCCGCCTACGTCACCGAGTTGCGCGGCCAGATCAAGGCGTGGATGCTGCTTGCGCCTGACTTTCGCACCAGCCTCGTGCCCGTGCCCACGCCCGCAAGCGCCCCGGAAGTGGCCCGGCGCATGGCGCACGGGGCCGACATCGCCGGGGTTGGCCCCTTTGCCGCCGTGGCGGGCACCGTGGCCCAGATGGTGGCGGAGCGCTTTGCCCCGGCGTCACCGGACATCATCGTGGAGAACGGCGGGGACATCTACATCTGCTCGCGGCGCGACCGGGTGGTGGGCCTGCTGCCCGACCCGGCCAGCGGCGAGATGATCGGCGTGGTGGTGAAGGCGGCGGACTGCCCGGTGTCGCTGTGCTCGTCGTCGGCCACCATCGGCCATTCGCTGAGCCTGGGGGTTGGCGACATCGCGGCGGTGCGGGCGCGCGATGCCAGCCTGGCCGACGCGGCGGCCACCCTGTTCGGCAACATGCTGCGAGGGCCGGACGACGTGCCCCGCGTGACGGAACGCGCCGCGGCCATGGCGCATCTGGGCATAGAGGGTGTGTACGCCCAGTGCGGCGGCCGCGTGGGCATTTGGGGGAACATGGAGCTTGCCGTGGCCTGA
- a CDS encoding argininosuccinate synthase: protein MAKAINKVVLAYSGGLDTSVILKWIAVTYGCEVVTLTADLGQEEDLDGVDAKALRTGATRAYVEDLREEFARDFIFPMMRSGAVYEGRYLLGTSIARPLIAKRLVDIARAEGAQAVAHGATGKGNDQVRFELTVNALAPDLDVIAPWRIWDLRSRTDLTAFAEQHGIPLSTSSKQYSMDRNMLHCSFEGGELEDPWCEPGPNSHVMAVPVEQAPDTPEYITIDFLKGDAVAVNGEAMSPATIVRTLNTIAGRHGIGRLDMVENRFVGIKSRGVYETPGGTVLHIAHRDLEGICMDRESMHLRDQLIPRYSEAVYNGFWFAPEREAMQAFIDKTQETVNGSVRLKLYKGNAYPVGRTSPNTLYCHDLATFEDCATYDHADAAGFIKLQGLRVRGYAQRVKKV from the coding sequence ATGGCCAAGGCTATCAATAAGGTCGTGCTCGCCTATTCCGGCGGGCTGGATACGTCGGTGATCCTGAAGTGGATTGCCGTCACCTACGGCTGCGAGGTGGTGACCCTTACCGCCGACCTGGGGCAGGAAGAGGACCTGGACGGCGTGGACGCCAAGGCCCTGCGCACCGGCGCCACCCGCGCCTACGTGGAAGACCTGCGCGAGGAATTCGCGCGCGACTTCATCTTTCCCATGATGCGCTCCGGCGCGGTGTACGAGGGGCGCTACCTGCTGGGCACCTCCATCGCGCGGCCGCTCATCGCCAAGCGCCTGGTGGACATTGCCCGTGCCGAAGGCGCGCAGGCCGTGGCCCACGGCGCCACCGGCAAGGGCAACGACCAGGTGCGCTTCGAGCTTACCGTCAACGCCCTGGCCCCGGACCTGGACGTGATTGCCCCGTGGCGTATCTGGGACCTGCGTTCGCGCACCGACCTGACCGCCTTTGCCGAACAGCACGGCATTCCGCTGTCCACCTCGTCCAAGCAGTACAGCATGGACCGCAACATGCTGCATTGCAGCTTCGAGGGCGGCGAGCTGGAAGACCCGTGGTGCGAGCCCGGTCCCAACAGCCACGTCATGGCCGTGCCCGTGGAACAGGCCCCGGACACGCCGGAATACATCACCATCGACTTCCTGAAGGGCGATGCGGTTGCCGTCAACGGCGAAGCCATGAGCCCGGCCACCATCGTCCGCACCCTGAACACCATCGCGGGCAGGCACGGCATCGGCCGCCTGGACATGGTGGAAAACCGCTTCGTGGGCATCAAGTCGCGCGGGGTGTACGAAACCCCCGGCGGCACCGTGCTGCACATCGCCCACCGCGACCTGGAAGGCATCTGCATGGACCGCGAATCCATGCACCTGCGCGACCAGCTGATTCCGCGCTACTCCGAGGCCGTGTACAACGGCTTCTGGTTCGCGCCGGAGCGCGAGGCCATGCAGGCGTTCATCGACAAGACGCAGGAAACCGTCAACGGCTCCGTGCGCCTGAAACTGTACAAGGGCAATGCCTATCCGGTGGGCCGCACCTCGCCCAACACCCTGTACTGCCACGATCTTGCCACCTTCGAAGACTGCGCCACCTACGACCACGCCGATGCCGCGGGCTTCATCAAGTTGCAGGGCCTGCGCGTGCGCGGGTACGCACAGCGGGTCAAGAAAGTCTAG